A region of Trypanosoma brucei brucei TREU927 chromosome 1, complete sequence DNA encodes the following proteins:
- a CDS encoding hypothetical protein, unlikely (unlikely gene predicted by glimmer), translating into MRMFCVVWRVREQQAPTAVYLRWGGWRHISSFVRERLMCCPPEEITGREKRSGSTQYWKVHTGSRWSASTYGGITT; encoded by the coding sequence ATGCGAATGTTTTGCGTCGTCTGGAGAGTCCGCGAGCAACAGGCTCCAACGGCGGTTTACCTTCGATGGGGTGGCTGGCGCCACATCTCCTCATTCGTACGGGAGCGACTTATGTGTTGCCCTCCTGAGGAAATAACTGGAAGGGAGAAGCGGAGCGGCTCAACCCAATACTGGAAAGTTCACACAGGAAGCCGTTGGAGCGCAAGCACGTATGGTGGTATCACCACCTGA
- a CDS encoding hypothetical protein, unlikely (unlikely gene predicted by glimmer): MRGFIVIIIVGVTCEQRPHSTTGPSPFLVSGKGRSQEGKRLK, encoded by the coding sequence ATGCGGGGatttattgtcattattatcgTTGGCGTTACTTGCGAGCAGCGGCCGCATTCGACTACTGgtccctctccttttttagTTAGCGGAAAGGGACGGTCGCAGGAGGGGAAGCGTTTAAAGTAA
- a CDS encoding hypothetical protein, unlikely (unlikely gene predicted by glimmer) — translation MLYHFFCLAVTASNAECRYQDSGGLFGELSGDAMTSQGS, via the coding sequence ATGttgtatcattttttttgtttagcaGTAACTGCCAGCAATGCTGAGTGCCGTTATCAAGATAGCGGTGGTTTGTTTGGAGAGCTCTCTGGTGATGCCATGACATCTCAAGGGAGCTAG
- a CDS encoding expression site-associated gene 2 (ESAG2) protein, putative (GPI-Anchor Signal predicted for Tb927.1.2040 by DGPI v2.04 with cleavage site probability 0.172 near 425): protein MRRETVFAIALLAAVLSPSSQGDMWSFKWTPELIDWRAIRDNVHQEEKHHNVGEFETLCRIYRITQAEAPQPSFKNREKEGEILKKLEEMVSEAETVAGNKGSSNSSNSTTAYQEMKKLFEKAKKLKEEIEVNRTRSLNASRSAEENMLRAVYGDAVDVARNENKTLEEAMRGNKSLLFNSVYNAATSCGSFGDKLVGKTLINDFFCLCVGEAIDIVKKEERGTHHHDSDVEDSSDDNIYNGYNCPCKDEIRRPENGSWTMMADSCKGDNSKCDPKKIKYNHTEAWDVISKACAYKNVASNVKTLKSALAQFDALVNLGQNGHQVKGILGYVRTDHNENSTCLGYTAGFTCVSYNHTLENGGIPWYNHLTNATEQLQEMAKYAKESDSHLHELEEYQHEAEEIFLEVKLGGDAGLWKSNRAQGESDSEGYDTGVNNDCFYYIDVKTGVVMLLILSLFCMF, encoded by the coding sequence ATGAGGCGCGAAACAGTGTTTGCCATTGCGTTGCTTGCGGCTGTCttatctccttcctctcaGGGTGATATGTGGTCTTTCAAGTGGACCCCCGAGTTGATTGATTGGAGGGCGATCAGGGATAATGTCcatcaagaagaaaagcaccaCAACGTTGGTGAATTCGAGACACTGTGCAGGATTTACCGAATCACGCAAGCAGAGGCCCCACAACCCTCCTTTAAGAAtcgtgagaaggaaggagagattctgaagaagttggaggaaatggtCAGTGAGGCAGAAACTGTTGCTGGCAATAAGGGCTCGAGCAATTCATCTAACAGCACGACAGCATATCAGGAGATGAAGAAACTATTTGAGAAGGCTAAAAAACttaaggaagaaatagaagTGAATAGGACAAGATCGCTAAATGCAAGTCGTTCTGCTGAGGAAAATATGTTGAGAGCTGTGTATGGCGACGCTGTGGATGTGGCAAGAAATGAGAATAAAACTCTGGAGGAAGCCatgagaggaaacaaatcaCTGCTGTTCAATAGTGTCTACAATGCAGCCACGAGCTGCGGTTCTTTTGGAGACAAGCTAGTTGGAAAGACACTAATTAATGACTTCTTCTGCCTATGTGTTGGGGAGGCTATCGACATTgttaagaaagaagagagagggaCACATCACCATGATTCAGATGTCGAAGACAGTAGTGATgacaatatatataatggATATAACTGTCCTTGCAAGGATGAAATAAGGAGACCTGAAAATGGTAGTTGGACTATGATGGCTGATTCTTGTAAAGGTGATAACAGCAAGTGCGACcctaagaaaataaaatacaaccATACTGAGGCTTGGGATGTGATTAGTAAGGCTTGTGCATACAAAAATGTTGCATCTAATGTGAAAACCTTAAAGAGTGCATTAGCTCAGTTTGATGCATTAGTGAATTTGGGACAGAATGGCCATCAGGTAAAGGGTATTCTTGGCTACGTGAGAACAGACCATAACGAGAATAGCACGTGCCTGGGTTACACTGCTGGATTCACATGTGTCAGTTACAATCACACACTTGAAAATGGTGGGATTCCTTGGTACAACCATCTTACTAACGCCACCGAGCAACTACAAGAAATGGCAAAGTATGCCAAAGAGTCTGACAGTCATCTTCACGAATTGGAAGAATACCAACAtgaggcagaggaaataTTTCTTGAGGTGAAacttggtggtgatgctGGGCTATGGAAAAGTAACCGAGCTCAAGGTGAAAGTGACAGTGAAGGTTATGATACTGGGGTAAATAATGATTGTTTCTATTATATAGATGTGAAAACTGGTGTTGTTATGCTATTaattctttcccttttttgtatgttttaG